Genomic segment of Mytilus edulis chromosome 12, xbMytEdul2.2, whole genome shotgun sequence:
GGTTTGTTTTAGAATTTGTACTCCAGCTTCAAGGCCGGCAGGACACAGTGTCAATAGAGCAATAAATGTGTTTTCATAATATATGCTCACGATTCACAGACGGCACGGTCACGTAGAGTTCAATagagcaatgaatgtgttttcataatttttactCACATTCACATGCGGCAAGACACAGAGTAGTCAATAGAGCAATGAATGTGTGTTCATAATTTATACTCATGATTCACAGGCGGCAGGACATAGAGGAGTAAATAGAGGAATGAATGGGATTTTATCATCCATACTCACGATTCACAGCCTGCAGTACATAGAAGAGTCAATAGAGTAATGAGTGTGTTTGTATAATGTATACTCACGTTTCACAGGCTGTAGGACACAGAAGAGCCAATATAACCCCATATCCTGTTGACGAAACGGCTGCCTGACAAGATATTACACAAGCTAGTTGTCCCATATCAGATTTAGCGAACCCTCGAACTAACTGTATGACCTTGTCTAAATCCTGTTGGTTTATTTGATTGTTATCAGCTGCAATAAGACACATGATAAATATGGGTCTGGATTTGGCAAGTTTCATCTTTATAATCTTACGtttcataatattattttttttattaattatttgttaTCCTCATTTggccttattttatatattagcCTCCCATCATGTGCGTTGTAGTATAATATACTTTTTTCTCTTTAATTTTATTCCatttatttttcttgaatttattttggccttttatTGTGCAGTTTTGCCTTGCCGTCCCACCCAGACCCCTTCACAAGAGCAGTTGCAAAAAAAACTCTATTTGTAACGATTGCAtaattaagtgccagtctttgtagaTCTTTTTAAGAATCgagcaatttaggtaaaaattaaaacatgatcaGAAAAAAAACCACCGTGCTAATCATGCTATCTTAAaaatactaaccatcatcctgagttagAAAGTATTAGTCTTTCGCTTGTGTGTGTCTGGttatatcaaataacttggttagaaaatttgttagaatgatagcaaattacagagttatctccccttattcgttaatttctagtgcattccAACCAACTTGTATCTTGTATGACCAGgacagaaaatgaaaatgaatgttttttgtgtgcataactacatattatgaactgaaatcaatgtcaaattgggtGGGTTTTTTCGGTCATGTTTTAACCACtacctgattcttaggcagactggcacttaagCTGTCGTATGTTCAGTCCATTTCTTGGACTATCTTATCTTTTCCACATGATCCTATTTATCAAATACGTACAAGGACTTTGATAAAATATCGTATATACACCtttctatatattttgaaacatgcATATTGCCCTCCAAATGTCCCTTTTTATCTTCATCGTtgtgttgttgtctcattgacgtctAACCGACATCTCCTTCAGTCGTATGCATGTCTTCTTTCGAAATTTTAAGGACAAATAAGTACGCAAAGACGTTGACTAACTcatatatgttctcccatttatttgtattgtagtcatgtcatgtaatgttgtcattttaatgatatatttaacattgcattaaaagcgggaggttttgcaagcaacaaaaccaggttcagcccaccattttttcataaaatgatctgtaccaagttaggaaaatggccattgtaatgttataattgtattatagttcgtttctgtatgtgttgcattttagtgtttctgttgtgtcgttgttctcgtCTTATATTTCacgtgtttctctcagttttagtttgtaactgcCGTTGCCTTCATTCATACCAGAATTTTGACCACTGACAAATTGATCAATAATAAATTTAACAACTAGCGCTTTTATGCTAATGACAAAACTGTCATAAACTAATCGGACTATGTTATTGACgctaaaaattcaaattttctcGAAATATTAACATTGCAACACATCATTTATTGCAGTTTTACGTATTTTGCTAGACTTTCCAAAATACGACAATGCAAATTATCATAAATCTAATTCTGAATTCCATTATCGGTTGTTAAAGAAAAGGGTTCACAGGCTTAAAACTACATgagtcataatatttttttttgttctctgAACGAACAGAATTGTCTACGTGTCCTAACATAGATTAGTACTTCAATTGGATATCTACACTTAAACGGTTTTATGCATATGAGCTATGGTTTTAGTTGTtactctatcatgtctatagtaAAGTTTTTCGTCTTAAATGAATTATACATACTCAAAAATCGTTCGTGATGAGCATGGTGAGCTCCAAGAACAAAAGGCAACAAAACGGCTAACATAAACAGACACTTCATTCTGATACCTGAATTGGAAAAAAAgcgttttatatattttttaacataataaATACAGTTTTTCCCAAAAACTGAGCTATTACTGTACATAATTGTTAACTTAATTTTCAAATCTCTATCAATTGGGCAAAGGCTATATGAGGCGACCCGAGACTACTCGGTCTGTTATCccgtatatatataatttgatcaTCAAGAAAGCAAAATAACCAGACTACTGTGGGTTACTTTGTTACTTTGTATATTTACTGTATTGGTTATTGAGATATTTCTCtgtaattatttttgttcattCATGGTAGAGTTACAAAGTTTAGGATTTAAAGTAACCTAGAaaaggaatttttttttgttattttagtatGTTTTGTGGTTATTTTATTACGGCTAAATTACGACAGAGCTGTTTCGCAAAAACTAAAATTcggatttgaaaaaagtttagaAGAGGTTTAGCATGCATAAATCGATGAAATGGCAATAATTTATATCACATGTTCGCCCACTGTTCAAACGTCGAAATGAATAAATCTAAGCAATACAGAACTGGGTTATTTGCATTCAATAACAAGTCGGCGTAAATCGGTTCTCTTacacaaatatgtttaatatacGTTCGAAATACAAATATTAAGATTGTCAATCAACGACAGGGTACCAGTCTAAAGTCATCCTTACCTTATTGAATAAGAACGGGAACTGCTGAACAATAGTTGACTTCTAACTTTTATACATTTGATAAGACATCGTTACTGACGCTTATCTCAGGACTAGACGTGAATTACCcaaattagaaaaacaattatGCAACTTTATTGGCCCCTTTATTGACTCTGTACTTTTATACATCTCGCCattgtttttgttctattaaaaTGTCATTTTCCTACTGTTGCattctgattttgaaaatacaTCGAACTACAAAATTATCTATATCAATgtgttgtttgttatatttttttttcatttttgctagaCTAAGTGTGCTTTGTACGTGCTCCTGTTGTGTTTTCTTGGTTCATCTGACGTACATTGTAGTTTTGTACTTTTAACATCCCACcatatatgttattgttctatcatAACGTAGTTATGTTATTGTTCCAcgtaataatattgaaaatactttgaacgacaaaattattttatatctcttcCTGTGTTACGTAACATTTTATCAAACACGCGAATCTCAACTTGAGTTGATGTGAACCTCGCCAGGCTATCATTTGGGTTGATTTTAAGGTAGATCaccagtatatattttttgagacagaatttttttataatttgccaaaatgaagattttactatgctcttttcaaaaatttaataaaaagtatgggtcaccgtgctatttttcaagctatgagtcgttgaaaattgccaaaatttggttaATTTGTTCATGAAAATacacattagtgtgcataaaaaaaattctatgagatagaattttgaaataaattgtgagaagagaGGTTtcgtaatatgttttaagaaaataaaaagaaaacatggtgtcaccgaacttgttttcttgctacaagtaaatataaaaaaaaaatccctattagcccagtataaattttgtactaaaagagttatctccccttaaatggctcatttgaaaaaatgattttaaaaccaaagaaaatgatatttgttaaaatattttgtataattcaaTTAATTCACTAGTATTCTTTAAataaatctgtctccaaatttgcagatttaggcaaataactagaccgatgtTGTACTgtaattgtacaatccaagatggcggtataccatcaatctggcccaagaccacaattaatgaccccgcttttcgttgttcacgaatatagttccctttaattatagtgtattttttctttattttttttctttccctttctcattcatttcttagcttttctggggtgggaatgaaagaagagagctgaaataaacttttggatgttttattttaactgattttaataaggaaagagtgattaggccaggtgcaaaaaggttatatttacacttttcggaacatctcttgacttgcctataggggtatggatgtgtattggccaaatttgtatgatgtaaacatgcaatttttctgaaaattgcatatGTTTTGGGACTTGAACTGTACATTACTCacacaaaaaaatagacaaaaagaacaattgaattttttttaatgcgacaaaacgttataaagaaatgatagaagaattaattgtggtctcgggccatCTACCTTGAATACATATATAAGTAGAAATGAATGTGGTtgtcatattttttatttccttttttgtgcttctttgttatatattcgGATTTTTTTCTGATTGACATTGTAACAAGGTGATGACAGCTGTTtccctattttgacagttttagcTATTATGTCTGTTTCAAGAATCGTTAtagatataatggaatttgatgcgactgtcatacaagtgagaggtatagtgctattataaaaccaggttcaaaccaccattttctacatttaagattgcctgtaccaaatcaggaatatgacagttgttgtttattcgtttgatgtgttttttcatttgattttgccattttattagatACTTcccgttttgattttttctcgaagttcaatataatttatttttttactttttgtttataaactCGGTAGAACTTCGGAAAGCAATAGATTCATATACACAAATCATTCTAGAAATTTGGTAAGGCAACACACGTTCACTTGTTTATATAAAAGAAACAGAAGAACATGTATAGCAATATAAGGATTAAGTAccttttcatttaaaattgatttgaaTCATAGCACGAATCGCACTgaattaaatagttttaaatagtttaacaGACAAACGAAGTTgtactataattaaaaaaaaacaaaaaattcaattcaagaaataaataaaaagaaaaatgacgaAGAATGAAAAGAAAACAAAGGAAGTAgaagtaagataaaaaaaaataataccttaAAGGAATATAAGGTTGTCTCGATCTTATCGTGTTTGTCGTTTGCATGTTCgtgtaatttgtaaatatttcttgTGTCTCAATTTTTGtatacataaattagaccgttggttttcccgtttgaatggttttacactagtaatttttttgtggcctgttatagcttgctgctCGACACACCCACGTTCATTTCAATCTATAAAGAGGTCAATTCCTAACTATCATAATGCCtgttttatatattacatttatttttggcattgcacaggTCATGTCGTATTTGACTGTCCATGACGTTAAATACTAAATCCCTAGAATGTATACTTATCAGCTGATTTTAATCTTTGATGACTAATTATGCATTACtagttgtttttggcttttaacgtGCTGTCagaaactgcgagtactctcaaatagtacttttatttcttgtttatttgacctgttgatactatttgtattgctttttgttatttaatgtttacttattcaGGGTTATATCAgctttgataattttatattacaataaatttcaCTTCGTTtaaaggaatatccaaaatgtttattttgttaattaatacATCGCCTTTCGCCATTTAAACTGTACATGTTTACATAAagtattttcaaataccttatagcaaatgacgaatttttatgtaggcttatttcttgtttttctaaaattgtttcacatttcacAGCGATATAGTAATGGTTTTAAATGTCCATCGTAACTTTTTGCGGACAAAAGTCAAGCATGAATTCATAAATATTATAATCTTATCTAATCAGTGATACAAAATATgcttagtttttaattttttttagaaagaaaataaagataaaatttgaaaaaaagtattaaacCCTAATTCTGCGCTcagaataaatgaataaatatacaatttGTAGAAGTTAATgacatcatcatttttttttaaaacatattcatatataacgtttttttgttttaactgtgttgctatggaaacaatCTAATGATGATACAcaagtttaaaacaattttgaaaaatgttcaCTACAGTTAATTTcttaaaagttcaaaaaagtaCAAAAGTAGGAAAACTAAAACACTAAAGTTAACCTGTATCCACATACAGATAATTTTGCTAGTAAAGTATATCGATATTGTTGTtaccatttaaaagaaaaaatacaatttctCTAATATGGATAAAAGAAATGACAGTGAAGAAATTTCAGTCCGTTTACATGATTATGAAAAATAtacaagaaaaacaaagaaaatcattaaaataattatatatattcaattgtgCAATATTTGCCATTTAAtgtgttgccatggaaacaagcCGTCCAATTGCACATACACTGATAATGCTATACTGATGATAATAGATCAAATTGTTACTTGGTGTTGACAGTTTGGACGGAGGCTGATATAAGATTTTGtggagaaaaaaaagaaataatagatAGTCTAGTGTCAAACATCTCATGCATATTTCAGAAAAGAACAAATTCAATTTTGATAGGAACATTGTAGGTTCTATTTCATACAACTCCACACACCCAGAAGAGTCCATCGTTGATTCTCTAAATAGATGATAATTGACCATCTAACCTTCATATAAGGGAAAAATACACGAATTTAATATGAgctgtttatttttcttattcattCTTAAACTCAATGCTGAAATTGCAAAGCATGTACAGCTATACGTTTGAAATAATATTGTACTATTGGATGATGAGTATCTTCATGAAGATAACGTTTTATGtgaagttataaaaaatataaaatttaaaaaaggtcATGCGATAGGGATAGTCGTAGAtgaagaaaatttgaaaaaaaattactagAAATCTGAATCAATTGGACAAGGACAGAAATTTCTAGAGGTCAACTAGGGAGCCCCTAAAATAATGAACACAAGGGTCTGTTGGCACACAAAGGGAGTAACCAGCAAGGTTGGGTACGGTCGGTCGTCGAATCAATGGTCTCTGCTATTCATTTGACACATTTCTTGTTTGACGTTCTGACTGGgatgaattttcaaaattttccgtAAAACTCCGTTTCGCTACGAGGACCCGTGGAAATTCTGTCAGCATTTGACTGCTGGTTGAGGTTGTGAAACCATCAACACCAGCATTACAACCAGCAGCAGAAGGAACATATACTATCTAGACAATTTTCATATAAGGGGTCCAACTGATTGCCTTAAGAGATGGTCTGCTACATTCATACTTCAGTGATCCCGTatgtaatcaaccaaatttttccaaggAAAAGAAGGGGTCGGCACTCAGGCCCCATAGGTCCGCCTATGGTAGCACTCTTAACATTAGTAATAAGCATTGGattgttgaaatttgaaaaaataacaatgatCTTAATGGATTTTTGGCAGCGACTCAAAAAATGTTGACAATATGATAACTCTTTACACAGGGTAATTTTAAAAGAAGTCTAGTGAAACTATTGTACCTTAAACTAATTATAACAGATacttttttattctaatatataGCATTcagccccaaatatacacagaaaaaaaaattcataaaatatgaCTACAAGAAAactcaaaatttgcattttttattcCTTATGGAAATTAATATTGGAAAGGGAAATAAATCACCAAAATGAGACTTTTGTGTCATTTTTTGGTCGATTTTCTTACaattcatgtaaaatatgatACTTTGATTGGATTGAAAGTTCTTATTTCACTATGTTATATAATCTTTTGCTCATGAAATGTAAAACACCGAAGTTTTATGAGTAactgtattttaatttttttgcacatttttcattataaaaatgtatagctttgtgaccattttgaaaaaaataatgtgaatatttggtatttgtatttgtaaattatatttgttcaccATCTACCTTGTttataaagaaactttaaacctaaagaaactttaaaccaccaAACGAAGAACATGTACTATGAATTTCATTGAAAGTCCATCACAGAAAGATGTTTCTCAaagtaagtatatttttttttttagattttactttaACAGAAGTCAATGTTTATAACATATTATACATGACTGTGATTTTTTGTCTGTGACTTGCTGTCCTACATTATAAATTGTATTATGACAAGGGAAATTACTTTATACCCGTATATATGTGATAGGCTTTGATCAGATTAATAGAAACATTCAGATTGAACCACTTTTTATCAAACAAGATGAACAACCAATACATCGTGCATGAAGGCGCTCGGGCATACCTCAAGTAGTCCTCGTAatgcttatttgtttttttctataaaaatatttaaaactaccaAGATAGACTTTACAAGGCTCGGGCATACCTTTAATAGTAGTACGTGGAAATAATTATTCACtgtaagaaaatattaaaaacacaAACTATATTGGATTTATCAACTTACTTGTACTTGGTGTCATCCTGGTTTGCCAACTTTTCATTTCAGGCATATTTAAATAGGTGGAATTGTTGTTTTAACGATTATAGTTTATTTCAGAATTGTCGTAAtgttttttaccttttattttacctATAAAAGCTTAAacgggcactagctgtcaaattcatggtcaccgatttgactcaaattctcaaaTTTCATTTATAACAATGAAAGACATTTATTCAAACTATCAAACGTGTGAAGTAAATAGTTTACATTGCATAGGGTTAATAATATGTAGTTTCGTTTCGtctgtattttagtctagactccATCTAATTAAATAGCGAGTTGACCTCAGATGACGATATAAGCGATGTCAACATAAATATACTAATGATTAGATATAAATAGATGAGGCCAACACGTGCAGTTGGATTTTTATAgatctgtttaattttattttatagatttaaaatgtatgtttctcgTCGTTTTTACATGCTGAAGAAAAATTCTTAGTGGATCAAATCAgtcatcaaatgatttacctttgtttcactttcaatgttgacattcctttcctttaaataaacaatacacgTACTAAGCATTCGTTGTCCATCTCTAGTAAAGGGGTTAAAtcgaagttcacatgaatacggatttaatgaggtcgaattattcacttgcaagtgaataatttattATCAATATAATTTAGACCATTGGACCATTTTGGCTGCCAAAAGCGAATTATCATTTcactattttactttcattattgattgaacaaaaacaaatcctgCTATAGATTTTATACATTTCGTAGCTAGGAAGATATTATAATCACCTATTAAATCAAGAAAAATGGGCAAGGAAAATGTATTTTATctgataaacagaaaaaaaataggaTATGTGTACATGTGTCTCTTTATCTATTCAACTTAATTCTTTTAAACtttgatacatacatgtacactgtTCTGAAATTTGATATTAGTAATAAAATTATATGTATTCAAGAAAAGAACGACGACATCAAACAGATTGTTGAGCAACTGCCATCCTATTACTCCAGCAAAAAATAACACTACTTTactttttgttataataaaacacccaAGCAACCACGCATCCCATATTGCAGATCGGACCCGACACAAATAATTAATTTCGTGTTTCGGCAGTTAAGCTTGGGATGGTCATTTTAAgatgcattatttgaatataatcaaatatgaaaattattcatgtttatattgatatatttatattttaattcttcttcAATAGATCTAGTTATTATGACAGATCTGCCATCATCAGGGGTCCAACTGTCAATTTTATGTTACATTCTTTAACTTTGATCTACTAAGCATATCTCCAATACTTTTATGTTTGCTATACGCAACTATTGGTGCTGTATTGACTATTTGTACACAGTCTTCGTCGAAATGTAATAAATGCCAGTGTTTCATTATACGTTTCTTTATTTTACGTATATATGGattatgtttagttattaaaactaacggaatactttgcttctctttagatttgttttgttgtaataaatcagtacggtcaattgataaacatgataaagcatcaGTAATACTATCATCTATTTCAGTGTTATCATAACCCCTATCTGataatttcactttgaaattagttagattgtttattaatttgttatggtcACTTGTATTTCTAATTTGCCGTATTGCTTCACCTTTAATAAATCCTCTAAATACATGCTGTGAGTGACAGCTATTTCTGTGCAGAAACAGATaataatttgtttctttaaaatgtattcaAGGTCAAGGATGCCATATGTTGTAAATCGTTGACCTTTAATTACATCAACATCCAAGAACGACATtttatcgtttttgatttcataggTGAACTTTAATAAGGGGTTATAATCATTTGCTAgacgaaaaaaatctataatttcatCTGATGTTCCATCATATATTATGAATCCATCGTCTCTATATCTGCCATGAtagaatattttgtctttatattgaaatgcagaaataatttgattcattatttcaaacataagTATGTCACAGATTTCCGGTGAAGGAACTGCACCAATTGCCGTACCTATTACTTGTTTGTTAATTTTCCCATCAAATTCAATTACattgttttctaaaataattCTCAACAAATGTATTAATACATTGACTGGCGGAGCATTGACTTTGAAGTTTGATTTGTCAAAACTGTCATAGGCTCGTTCAACCGCACCCAATAACGCTTCTTGAGGTAGATTAGTAAACATCTGTGTTATATCATATGAAACCAAAAGGCTGTTTGCCATAGGTTTTAATTTCTCAATGATATTAATGAACGATGTAGTATCTTTTATATATGTAGACTGATTTTGAACTATTGGTATAAGAAAATAGTCAACGTAATGACCTATAAGTTCAGTTACagaaccacactgtgatataattgGTCTGCCAGgtggaattatatttaattcatttaatccaTCATGTTGTACATGTTTAAACGTCTCTGTTTCAAGACGGTGAATTTTTGGGAGAATATAAATTCTCGCTAATCGTGCATCTCTTAATTTTTgaccatttgttaaaaatttaaatgatattttgtcgATTATGCCTTGGTCGTATAATGATTTAATATACTCAATGACCTGGATTTTCAGTTCTGCCATGTTAAATGAATCTAATTGGCAGTAATGTTGAGTATTTAGTTGTCTTGTGACTTCTGTTATGTAGTCTAGCCTGTCTAAAATAacacaatttgaatttttatctgccttttttattactattgtttcatcatttttcaaattgcGTAGCGCTATTCTTTCGCCCTTAGTaagattgttttttacatttctttCTATTGGTGGAAAAGACAATTCAAGCTTGGTTAAATCTGTATAATTTTCCAACGTATGACACGTAGA
This window contains:
- the LOC139497991 gene encoding uncharacterized protein isoform X3, producing the protein MKCLFMLAVLLPFVLGAHHAHHERFLTDNNQINQQDLDKVIQLVRGFAKSDMGQLACVISCQAAVSSTGYGVILALLCPTACETVRAQLK
- the LOC139497497 gene encoding uncharacterized protein, with the protein product MFSQEKTDLHPFRSNTGYKSASTCHTLENYTDLTKLELSFPPIERNVKNNLTKGERIALRNLKNDETIVIKKADKNSNCVILDRLDYITEVTRQLNTQHYCQLDSFNMAELKIQVIEYIKSLYDQGIIDKISFKFLTNGQKLRDARLARIYILPKIHRLETETFKHVQHDGLNELNIIPPGRPIISQCGSVTELIGHYVDYFLIPIVQNQSTYIKDTTSFINIIEKLKPMANSLLVSYDITQMFTNLPQEALLGAVERAYDSFDKSNFKVNAPPVNVLIHLLRIILENNVIEFDGKINKQVIGTAIGAVPSPEICDILMFEIMNQIISAFQYKDKIFYHGRYRDDGFIIYDGTSDEIIDFFRLANDYNPLLKFTYEIKNDKMSFLDVDVIKGQRFTTYGILDLEYILKKQIIICFCTEIAVTHSMYLEDLLKVKQYGKLEIQVTITN
- the LOC139497991 gene encoding uncharacterized protein isoform X1; protein product: MPEMKSWQTRMTPSTSIRMKCLFMLAVLLPFVLGAHHAHHERFLTDNNQINQQDLDKVIQLVRGFAKSDMGQLACVISCQAAVSSTGYGVILALLCPTACETVRAQLK